TAAAATGCTAGCAAGATACAAGATATTACTATAGCctttctaaaacatttaaaacattttgctaTGTCAAATAGTTCAATAGCCTCAACTGATACTGAAATAAAAAGACtcagtgggagagaaagaaatccTTTGGGGTTTGTGGTTTGGTATGACACTATCACCGGGAGCGGCACCATTTAATAATCAAGAACCATCCTTGAAACCATGTGGCAAGTGTTGGGTACCAggtacaagaacaaaacaaaatctttcacTGCTGGATGCAACATCCCCTTCGCCCCAGCATGTGGCCCATCAGTGCCCACTGTCTGTGCCTTTCCTGGGGACTCACAAAGCCTCTCCTGAGGCTCATCTCATTTGAGCCTCTCCACAGCTTTGCAAGGTAGCCAGTGTTGTTACCATTTCCACATGGGGCACAAAGAGATCAACACACTTGCCCAACTTCTCCCACATTGGAACTATCAGGGCTGGTGTTCAAACCCAAGTGTTTTGACACCAAGAACTGTTCTTCACCATGTGGTTGGCCAGACCTCAGAAGCCACGTTTTCTTGGGTATTTTGTTATTTGGATGTTGTTGCCCCAAATGTGGGATGGGTACCAATGATTTGGGTAGAACATGAGATGATTTTAGGGGCCCTCAGGTGTGAAATTAATGAATCACACAGGAAGTTATTGCTTTTCCAAGACTCTTCCAGTCCTTTTGGTTACATCACAGAGAAAATCCCTGCTTGATGCTAGCGTGTCTTTAACACCTTCTTATACTAAACAACTCGCTTATActtcctgggaagctgaggtgaccATCTTTCCTCATCATatcttgaaacagagtctcgctctgttgcccagactggagtgcagtggtgtgatctcggctcacttcagccttcaccttccaggttcaagtgattctcctgtcttagcctcctgagtagctgggattacaggcacgtgccaccatacctggctaatttctgtatttttagtagagacagggtttcaccatgttggccaggctgatctcgaactcctgacctcaggtgatccacctgcctcggcctcccaaagtgctgggattaaaggtgtgagccactgtacccagcctttcCTCATGATTTCTGAAAGCACTGTGTGTGCACCACTCTTATCTTAGAAAAACAACAGCTAGCATTTTTGAACACTGCTGTCATCCCCCCAAATGCATCTATGTATATGAAGGCCAACATGTTTTGTTCCTACTGTGGATGATTTATTTACTTGGAAGGTTATAAAACTAGACTTGTTACAGTCTCAGAAGGCACAAAGGAAAAGcatcaaagccaaaaaaaaaaaaaaaaaaaaaaaagccagatttcATTATCTGGCCTAGAATGTTTCTCCAGTCAAGACACCAAGATGATGCTCATCTCCATGTAGGTCAAGttcccatttcctttttctctgagtCCAGTAAATGCCTGTTTAATTAGGTGTTTGTCCTCTACTGGCCACAATGAGCACTCATGGAATCTTAGTTAATAAAATGAGCCTTtattaaattttcagttttaataaatAGTCATCATCTTTGCATTGGGCCCCCAAGCCCTGGTAAAAATGAAATGGTCTACATGACCATTCAAAGGGGAAATGTTAAGCTATGCTCTTGAGTTAACAAAAGTGAGTCTCTCCCCCTCCCACACCCCTACGCCACCATCTGGCTGCAGTTTAAAGGCCTGAAGCTGAATTTAGTTTTCTTATTACATTGAGGTCCCACAGATGCCACAGTCAGGCATTaaagccttaaaaataaaaagaaggagaaaacaaaagacagaagcaGGTGTAAAGAGTAGAACAGATATTTTCCCTATGCAGACACCCCTGGCAGGTCTGCTCTGAAGGAAGCCTGGCAAAGAGAAAGCCCTGACGGATCCCCACACGTTCTCCCCGCTTTTTTGAATTCATCCATTCAGAGTTCTAGGGAAAAATGAGTCTTCAGAATTTTCATTCCCAAATAAAGACCAGAGAGAGCTTCAGGAAATCAAGGCTTAAGTAAAACCAGTCTCCCCGGGCAGCTAACACTCTGAaacaagatgaaagaaacaatGCCATGTCTAATCCTGCTTTTGTGATTCATTTTGAAAAGAGTGAATTCAGACTTAAAGAATAAGGATCAGGAGACAAGCACTGAGGCTTCAGACCCCCCCATCCCTGGAAGGTGGCCGTTGGCTGGAGCCGAGATCAGATTTCTAAAGATGGGTGTGCGGAGGCTCCCAGGAACAGCTCCCAGAAGGAACAGAGCCAAGGTGCAGGGCTGAGCTCCGCCCCTGGGTGGCAGCCATCTTCCACTCTCCCCTGGCCTCCTGCCCAGCTTCCACTCCTGGCTTCTACCTGTCCCCGCTAGTCTCTGCCAACCTGTTGTTCATAATTGCGAAGGCTCCCACCCCCGCTGAGAATTCATCGTCCCGGGCCAGCGTGCCGGTCTGGTGGGGGCAGCCGTTGGCCATCTCAGACAGCTGCTTCTGCAGGATGGCCAGCGAGGCCTTGTTGGCTGCCAGCAAGTCCTTCATGGAGATCATCTCCCCCGAGAGCCGGCGCCCATCCGTGTCGCTCTCTGCCACCCCGTCTGTCTCTATGGAGATGTTGCAGCGGTTCCGGACGCTGCCTGGCATCACCACGTTCCTGCGTGATCGCAAGAGTCCTCTCCGGCATTGCGGGCAGCACCCGCTGTCCATTTTCCTCAGAATCCAGTTCAAGAACTGTTTGATGAGGATGGAGATGACATTGAACAAGGAGTAGATGCAGCAGACGCCCATGAGGATGAAGACGAAGTTGGCGAAGCGGTAGAGGCCTTGGCTCTCATACTGGGCGTTTTGGCTGCTGACCAGGTCTCCAAAGCCAATGGTGCTGAAAGCCACAAAACAGAAGTAGAGTGAGTCAAAGTAGCTCCAGCCTTCAATGGGGGTGTACATGGCCGaggcacagcaggagatgaggaCAGAGGCTGTGCACAGGATCAGCATGACATAGTACACGGAGGGCTTCCAGCCGGCCAGGCTGTCCACCTCGCACTGCCCTGCGTCCTTCAGGCTCTCCTGGGGCAGAGCCCCTCGTCTCCGGAGCTGCCGCTGGTGGCACGACTTCATGATGTAGGCAATGACAGTGATCAGGCGCTCCAGGAAGAGGTTGAAGAACAAGATGGTGCTGGAACACCCAATGAGGCCATAAAAGATCAGAAAGATTTTTCCTCCTACGGTCGCCGGAGTTGTCATCCCAAATCCTGCAGGAGacaaaaatgagagaagagtACCAGAAATCTTTCTGTGAATGGGGTCTGGGTCTTGGCTTTGATGGCTGGCAAAGGACCTAAAGAGAGAGTTTCATAAAATCACTCGGCCCTAGTCTTTCTAGGAATGAGCAGAATTCTCTTTTGAAGACACGAAGTGTTGCTCAGAGTTAGGCTACTGAAACCCTGTATGGTGCTATTGTGCAAATCAGGAGAATAGCACCTCATGCTCATGATGGACATAGCCAGCAAAAAATGGCTTGGTGATGAGAATGCAGGCTGGATTTCAGCCTCCCTTCCCACCTCTGATAGATGTCCTTGTACAGTCCACAACCTGAACACCCTTACTCAACAGACTACGTTTAGAGAGAGAAGCAAAGgctcatacaaaaaaaaaaaggcttatacAGACTTGCAGGAACTCATTTATTCTACAAGCATTTATTGACCTGGGGATAGAACTGCGGAAAAGACAGATctggtccctgccctcatagAGCCCTAGTCCAGTGAGATGATTATATTGTGTGATAATTATGGTGCCGAGGGAGTACAGGGTTCTATGGAGCTGCTAAGAGGGGAATCCATCTCAAACATGGGGTTTAGGAAAGATGAGGCAGGGAGACCCAAAAGCTAAGGAGGCGTTAGGCAGGCAAGAAGGctgtatgtgtgtggtggtgctgggatggggaagtggggatgttccaggcagagaaacGGCAGATGCTAGCATATATAGAAATGAGAAATTTGCTCAAGATCTACCCATCTTTTAAATGATATTCTTCAAATACACACTTCATGCTTTTGGAGTGACAACAGAAGTATTGGTTGTTATACTTCAATAAACTGTAAAACATCTGTTTTGCCTTTGCCTCTAACTGTTCACAATTTCCACCCTCCTGACCTTTCTACCTGTGCACAAAGGCATCCTGGTAAGAATGCATATTATAGAACAATGCATTTtactaagaaaaacagaaatagaaaagagagcAGCAATACACTCAAGATAGCTCATGAAAGGGCAATGAGGGTCAGCCCACTTTCACTGGAGGGGTGAGGAGTCTTTCCAAGCAAATGATTCCGTAAACATGAGGTGGCTGATGGGTTGTAGGGGGTTGGCATCAGAGTCACTCTGACTGCAaacaccattaaaaaataaaaagagctgggtgtggtggctcatgcttataatctcagcacgtttggaggctgaggcaggtggatcacaaggtcaggagtttgagaccagcctgaccaacatagtgaaattcagtccctactaaaaaaaaaatacaaaaattagccagctatggtggcatgcacctataatcccagctattcaggaggctgaggcaagagaattgcttgaacctgggaggcggaggttgcagtgagccaagattgtgccactgcactacagcctaggcgacagagccagattccgtcttgaaaataaaaaaaataaataaaataaaaagaatacagaacATGTCTCCCTGAGTCAATTTCTTATTAAAATCAAACCatcaaatctctttctctctctctcttatttttttttaaagagatgggacTTGCTgtgtcccacaggctggagtgccatggtgcgatcatACCTTACCGCAGAGTCGaactaccaggctcaagtgatcttcctgcctcagcctcccaagcagctgggacttcagctgtgcacaccatgcctggctaatttttaaatttttgtagagctgAGGGTCTTGTCTTGTTGCcagggctggccttgaactccaggtcttaagtgatccacctgcctcagcctcccaaagcattgggattatgggcatgagccactatactcagcccattttttccttattttcaagtTCAGATTTCTAACTCGGGTCCCATCATTTGGATCACAGGAGCTCTCTCATGATCCTCCCTCCTGATAATACCCCACCCGTCACCAAGCTAATACAGTTCCTTGTTGCCACAGCTCAGCCAACAACTGAGTGCCAGTGCATCCTGGCAAGTGTTCAGGCCAGACCTTGAAATGTGTGGGCTTTGGGGGTTATGACCTCCTGGTCTACTTAAGTCAAGCCAAGGGGCCGCCTTTCCCAGACACCCAGGTGTGCATACTGTATTGCCATTTAAAACTAAATACAATTTTCCTTTCTCGGCACACAAGGAGCTGCATTTAGGGAAGAAATTAACAGCATGTAACCAAGAAACTAAAGGAAGATACCAAGTGTAGCTTTTGAGCGCGATGGGATGGAGTGGAATTGCCAGGATGATTTGGGAAGGGAGGATCAAGGGACAGGGAATAGTTTCATTGAGAATTACTTAGGGCCCTTCATGGTAGAGAGAAAATCGGACCATTGTCTCTTCTCTGGGAACTCTTCAAAATCAAAGTCCCTCAGCAATTCTTGGCAGTGGAGGCTACAATGTAGACCCCAAAGCTGCAAAACCAGAGGGTACTGCTGCTGTAGTTACTAAACACAGGGAACAGAACACGGTGAACGTGCAGAAAAAGGGGAAACATTTATCTGGGGCCATTTATTCTAGAAACTGGATGAAGTCAATGAAAACAGGGAAGGCATAGAAACAGTAAGAGAGGTGTATGGGCTGGGGGAGGGTCCTTTCAGGCAATTAGAGGAGAACATTCTCAGGTGATCCTTGCCTGTTTTTGAGGTGATTTCGTCATTCTACTCTCAGAAAGCTGAGCAACAGGTGTTGCTATGGATTTGCTGCCAGCCACAGCGATAGCAataatttactgagcacctgttaAGTTCAAGGCCCTGCACTACATGTCTGGGCCTCTGCCATGGTCTGAGTGTTTATGTGcccaccaaattcatatgttgatatcCATCACCCAtaaggtgatgatattaggaggtgagTATGTCATGAGGGTGgtgctctcatgaatgggattagtgctcttatagaAGAGGTgactcattcattccttcctctGTGGGAGGACACAAGAAGTTGCCATATATAAGGAAGCAGGGCTCTCGCAAGATTCTCAACCTGCTGAttccttggtcttggacttccagtctgtagaatcatgagaaataaacCTCAACTGTTGATAAGCCTCCCAGCCTTTGGTATTCTGTCATAGCAGCCTATGCGGACCAAGACAGCCAAACAAGATGACATGGACATAGTCCTTGACCCCAGCATCCAAGGCTGAGACCAACTATCTACAAACAAGCCACAGTGAGTCAAGGGCCAACACGGAAGCACCATGGAGTTATCTGGGTTTCAGGGTCCGGAATACAGCCTCACGTGGGCAGACAGTGAAGTGCTGAAGCCAGCAGACACACTTGACAAGCTGACTTTTCCAGTGAATGAGGTTTCTAGTGATTCTGTGACATGTTCCAGAGATTTAACATTTCTAGATTCCatcttatttatttggttttagcATACTCAATTTTGTTAAAGGAGGGATAATCGTGACTTTTGGTTATCTACTGTTTGATGGATGACTGCAATCTCTTCAATCggcaaaaataacagaaaatggcACACATGTGCTACTCATGGAAGCAATGGGAGACAGCTTCTTCACGTCTGCAGTTAGAGGTGTGAGAGGTGGTTTTACTATCCTCAGTGCTGTGAGTGTGGAAATAAGCTAATAATGCAGGCGTTTCCACAGAAAGCCTCCCCTTTTTTGAGTCCCATAATGCTGAGAGTTGAGGATGGCTTAGATGGTGAATACTAACTCTCAGGGTCCTGTCTGATGGAGGAAAAGGGCTCAGGGATTATTCTAAAAGGCCTTTCCTCTGCCAGCCTGTGTGCTTGTCAGCAACTCCTCACACCCACACTGGGGAGCTGGGTATTATTAGTCTACTAGTGGCAtttgacaaaagagaaaaagactacAGAAGCTGATTGGTTTGTCTAAAGTCATAAAACCGAATCAGAACCTAGATTATCTCGTCTCCCAGGCCTGTGCTTTTTTCCACCTGACTATGCTAACTTAGTGCAGGTCTCTGTTGTCACTGTCAAGGGTACAAGCCACGGGCagaatggagggaaggaaatTAACCAAGCGTCCATAGTTCTATGCTTTATACAGACACCTAGACTGCAGTGGCTGCC
The sequence above is a segment of the Saimiri boliviensis isolate mSaiBol1 chromosome 2, mSaiBol1.pri, whole genome shotgun sequence genome. Coding sequences within it:
- the KCNK13 gene encoding potassium channel subfamily K member 13 — encoded protein: MASRGFSWGSGHLNEDNARFLLLAALIVLYLLGGAAVFSALELAHERQAKQRWEERLANFSRGHNLSRDELRGFLRHYEEATRAGIRVDNARPRWDFAGAFYFVGTVVSTIGFGMTTPATVGGKIFLIFYGLIGCSSTILFFNLFLERLITVIAYIMKSCHQRQLRRRGALPQESLKDAGQCEVDSLAGWKPSVYYVMLILCTASVLISCCASAMYTPIEGWSYFDSLYFCFVAFSTIGFGDLVSSQNAQYESQGLYRFANFVFILMGVCCIYSLFNVISILIKQFLNWILRKMDSGCCPQCRRGLLRSRRNVVMPGSVRNRCNISIETDGVAESDTDGRRLSGEMISMKDLLAANKASLAILQKQLSEMANGCPHQTGTLARDDEFSAGVGAFAIMNNRLAETSGDR